From one Anoplolepis gracilipes chromosome 10, ASM4749672v1, whole genome shotgun sequence genomic stretch:
- the LOC140670641 gene encoding dynein axonemal assembly factor 19, whose product MSVLKAPIDYKCLEEELHAALTADELYKLQNDAKIRAVEQNVPTYEHFRQMVNGAHLRPLDRNDMKPKIGVQWNPIINATGSNSIISITGKSKFNDKNYKTITKKSPETCEDFLQSWRTIIDQSEKFTYIWNLKNNLQNHIFRVEIPASFFSDFMDVCLQCLSDMDDVTSITELLSILSTCNRFDLTICFMTKNERSICEQIFRQLQLKATSQDKSLESAIESLAVKYRIKIN is encoded by the exons ATGAGTGTGTTAAAAGCTCCaatagattataaatgtttagaaGAAGAACTTCATGCAGCCCTCACAGCCGatgaattgtataaattacaaaacgaTGCTAAGATCCGAGCTGTTGAACAAAATGTACCGACATATGAGCATTTCAGACAgatg gTGAATGGTGCTCATTTAAGACCTTTGGATCGTAATGATATGAAACCTAAGATTGGAGTCCAGTGGAATCCAATAATTAATGCTACTGGATCTAACTCGATTATATCTATTACGGGAAAATCGAAATTCAATGACAAGAATTACAAaactattacaaaaaaatctccAGAAACGTGCGAAGACTTTTTACAATCTTGGAGGACAATTATAGACCAATCTGAAAAATTCACTTATATATGGAATCTAAA GAACAATCTGCAGAATCATATTTTCCGAGTAGAGATACCTGCATCTTTTTTCAGTGACTTTATGGATGTGTGTCTGCAATGTTTGTCAGACATGGACGATGTAACATCGATTACAGAACTTCTCAGTATACTAAGCACATGTAACAGATTCGATCTGACGATATGTTTCATGACGAAAAATGAGCGCTCTATATGCGAACAAATTTTCCGACAGTTGCAACTCAAAGCAACATCGCAAGATAAATCATTGGAAAGTGCAATCGAATCATTAGCCgtaaaatatcgaattaaGATTAACTAA